A window of the Oryza brachyantha chromosome 5, ObraRS2, whole genome shotgun sequence genome harbors these coding sequences:
- the LOC102701175 gene encoding disease resistance protein RGA5-like isoform X2, which produces MSSGTRKISMEGAMFNLPERLDRLLHRHGSILPKGAENEIPLIKQDIEQIISILDLHRHNNNTAKLEDHAMVVRCWMKEVRELSYDIEDCIDQYEDYAEQQYEHVAVLPVYRSYTRRRKLLRRRRGGSKQIPWVPEKLKQRLWMANKIREFSLRVQEALQRHGDAVCSLGGTANTNASTARDDASSVCRERAGGVRHVGLDAAINNVQEWVTDGEKKMLRVASIVGAGGVGKTTLADELYRKLGRQFECRAFVRSSQKPDARGLLISMLSQVRPQQPPGNWKLHSLISNIRTHLQDKRYLIIIDDLWDICTWDIIKCTLPDGNSCSRILITTEIEDIALQSCSHDSEYIFKMKPLGEDDSRNLFFSTVFGSHSNCPPELSEVSYDIVRKCGGLPLAVVTVASLLATQLQKQEQWDCINKTLGYSLLTNHNLEGMEQLLNLCYNNLPEHLKACMLYLSMYQENNIIWKDDLVNQWIAEGFICPIEGNEKEESSRAYFNELIGRNIIQPVHINDNGEVLSCVVHHMILNLIARKSTEENFVIAIDHSQATTRLADKVRRLSIHFGNVEDATPPTNMRLSQVRTLGFWGVLNSMSFIVGFQLLKVLILHFWGDEDAISFDLTKILELVQLKYLKVTSNVTLKLPTHMQGLQYLETLKIDGKIGAVPSDIIHLPSLLHLNLPAKTNLPNGIAHISSLRTLEYFDLSCNTAENVQSLGELINLRDLQLTYSPIHSDNLKINMQYLGSILRKLGNLRCLSLSPPGSSFASTLHIDSSTRTRISVDGWSSVPSPPALLERLELLPCVCIFSSLPNWIGQLGNLCILKIGIREITSNDVNVLRGLLALTVLSLYVHTKPAERIVFDGASFSILKYLKFRCSVAWMEFEAGAMPNLQKLKLGFDVHRADQHDTIPIGIEHLSGLKEISAKITVNCTADDLCRRFAESALTNAIRMHPGRPSVNIRFVDSIFDDTKDNSNVWTQEEAHGTLQKQQYWVYHRNTKDNSNVWTQEEAHGTLQKQHHVVKEGLKEKSAVLQKDPGEGETKNIESRADGGGKSYCNIYVDDGGGRSRSSIPYYSRVRRTGPPRQEGSESGTTPVFIRADEVKVIYTSPSGSSSPEGDIEVGERKTSGGKGSGSGSSGGGGGFFGPSFHAVGGYTGRKFGQDRE; this is translated from the exons ATGTCTTCGGGCACAA GAAAGATATCTATGGAGGGCGCCATGTTCAACCTCCCAGAGAGGCTCGACCGGCTCCTGCATCGTCACGGTAGCATCCTGCCCAAGGGAGCAGAGAATGAGATACCGCTCATCAAGCAAGACATCGAGCAGATAATCTCCATCCTAGACCTCCATCGCCACAATAACAACACAGCGAAACTGGAGGACCATGCCATGGTTGTCAGGTGCTGGATGAAGGAGGTGCGCGAGCTGTCCTACGACATCGAGGACTGCATCGACCAGTACGAGGACTACGCAGAGCAGCAGTATGAGCACGTTGCTGTGTTACCTGTGTACCGAAGTTATACTCGTCGCCGTAAGTTGTTGcgtcggcggcgtggtggGAGCAAGCAGATCCCTTGGGTTCCAGAGAAGCTGAAGCAGCGCCTATGGATGGCCAACAAGATCAGAGAATTCAGCCTACGGGTGCAGGAGGCGCTTCAGCGCCACGGCGACGCCGTCTGCAGCCTCGGTGGCACTGCAAACACTAATGCCTCTACTGCTAGAGACGATGCATCTTCCGTGTGCAGAGAGCGCGCTGGTGGCGTCCGGCATGTCGGTCTCGATGCTGCCATTAACAATGTCCAGGAGTGGGTGACCGATGGAGAGAAGAAGATGCTGAGGGTGGCGTCCATCGTGGGAGCTGGAGGAGTCGGCAAGACCACGCTTGCCGACGAGCTGTACCGTAAACTTGGACGGCAGTTCGAGTGCCGGGCATTCGTGCGTTCGTCCCAGAAGCCTGATGCGAGGGGGCTTCTCATCAGCATGCTCTCGCAGGTTCGCCCGCAGCAGCCACCTGGCAATTGGAAGTTGCATAGCCTAATTTCCAATATCAGGACACATCTGCAAGATAAGAG GTACTTGATCATAATTGATGATTTGTGGGATATATGCACATGGGATATTATTAAGTGCACATTACCAGATGGCAATAGTTGCAGCAGAATACTAATCACGACAGAAATTGAGGATATAGCTCTGCAATCTTGTAGTCATGACTCGGAGTATATTTTCAAGATGAAACCTCTTGGTGAGGATGACtcaagaaatttatttttcagtacaGTTTTCGGTTCTCATTCTAATTGTCCTCCAGAACTCAGTGAAGTTTCATATGATATTGTAAGAAAATGTGGTGGTTTGCCGCTAGCTGTTGTCACTGTTGCAAGTCTTTTAGCAACTCAACTTCAGAAACAAGAGCAATGGGATTGCATAAACAAGACCTTAGGTTACAGTTTGTTGACAAATCATAATCTAGAAGGGATGGAACAACTACTGAACCTTTGTTACAACAATCTTCCTGAGCATTTGAAGGCATGCATGTTATATCTTAGTATGTATCAAGAGAATAACATAATTTGGAAGGATGATCTGGTGAATCAATGGATAGCTGAAGGCTTCATCTGTCCAATTGAAGGGAATGAAAAGGAAGAAAGTTCAAGAGCCTATTTCAATGAGCTTATTGGTAGAAATATTATCCAGCCTGTACATATCAATGACAATGGTGAGGTTTTATCTTGTGTGGTTCACCATATGATCCTCAATCTTATTGCGCGCAAGTCAacagaagaaaattttgttattgCAATAGACCATTCACAGGCTACTACAAGACTTGCTGACAAGGTTAGACGATTATCTATTCACTTTGGTAACGTAGAAGATGCAACTCCACCAACTAATATGAGATTGTCCCAAGTTCGGACACTTGGCTTTTGGGGAGTCTTGAATTCCATGTCTTTTATTGTGGGGTTTCAGCTTCTTAAGGTTCTAATTCTACATTTTTGGGGTGATGAGGATGCCATCAGTTTTGAtctcactaaaattttggaactTGTCCAACTGAAATATTTGAAGGTCACCTCCAATGTCACCTTAAAACTGCCAACCCATATGCAAGGTCTGCAATATTTGGAGACACTGAAAATAGATGGCAAAATAGGTGCAGTTCCATCAGACATCATTCATTTGCCAAGCTTGCTGCATCTTAATCTTCCTGCTAAGACAAACCTGCCCAACGGAATTGCCCACATTTCATCGCTTCGTACACTTGAATATTTTGATCTCAGCTGCAACACAGCAGAGAATGTACAAAGCCTTGGTGAACTGATCAATCTCCGGGATCTTCAGCTCACCTATTCTCCCATACATTCTGACAATCTGAAGATCAATATGCAATACCTTGGATCCATTCTGCGAAAACTCGGTAATCTCAGGTGTTTATCTCTATCACCTCCAGGCTCTTCGTTTGCAAGTACTCTGCATATCGACAGTTCTACTAGAACGAGGATCTCTGTAGATGGCTGGAGCAGTGTGCCCTCTCCACCAGCTTTGCTTGAGAGGCTAGAGTTGTTACCATGTGTTTGCATCTTTTCTAGCCTCCCGAATTGGATTGGCCAGCTTGGAAATCTCTGTATTTTAAAGATTGGGATTAGGGAGATAACAAGTAATGATGTTAATGTTCTCAGGGGATTACTGGCTCTGACTGTTTTATCACTTTATGTCCACACAAAGCCTGCAGAAAGGATTGTCTTTGATGGTGCAAGTTTCTCAATCCTCAAATACCTAAAATTCAGATGCAGCGTAGCGTGGATGGAATTTGAGGCAGGTGCAATGCCTAATCTCCAGAAGCTCAAGTTAGGTTTTGATGTCCATAGAGCAGATCAACATGATACTATTCCCATTGGGATTGAACATTTGTCAGGACTTAAGGAGATCTCTGCAAAAATTACGGTCAATTGTACTGCTGATGATCTTTGTAGAAGATTTGCAGAGTCAGCTTTGACTAACGCCATTAGGATGCATCCAGGACGTCCTAGTGTCAACATACGGTTTGTAGATTCGATCTTTGATGATACTAAGGATAATAGCAATGTCTGGACACAAGAGGAAGCACATGGAACTCTGCAAAAACAACAATATTGGGTTTATCACAGAAATACCAAGGATAATAGCAATGTCTGGACACAAGAGGAAGCACATGGGACTCTACAAAAACAACACCATGTTGTGAAAGAGGgcttaaaagaaaaatccgCAGTTCTACAAAAGGACCCCGGAGAAGgagaaactaaaaatattgagAGCAG AGCTGACGGCGGCGGTAAGTCTTACTGCAATATctacgtcgacgacggcggcggcaggagcaggagcagcattCCCTACTACTCCAGAGTCAGAAGGACGGGTCCGCCGCGGCAGGAGGGCTCCGAGTCCGGGACGACGCCGGTGTTCATCCGTGCAGATGAGGTCAAGGTCATCTACACGTCGCCCTCCGGTTCGTCTTCGCCCGAGGGCGACATCGAGGTCGGTGAGAGAAAGACAAGCGGGGGCAAGGGGTCCGGATCAggaagcagcggcggcggcggcggtttcTTCGGCCCGTCGTTCCACGCCGTCGGCGGCTACACCGGCCGCAAGTTCGGGCAAGACAGAGAATGA
- the LOC102701175 gene encoding disease resistance protein RGA5-like isoform X1 — protein sequence MSSGTRKISMEGAMFNLPERLDRLLHRHGSILPKGAENEIPLIKQDIEQIISILDLHRHNNNTAKLEDHAMVVRCWMKEVRELSYDIEDCIDQYEDYAEQQYEHVAVLPVYRSYTRRRKLLRRRRGGSKQIPWVPEKLKQRLWMANKIREFSLRVQEALQRHGDAVCSLGGTANTNASTARDDASSVCRERAGGVRHVGLDAAINNVQEWVTDGEKKMLRVASIVGAGGVGKTTLADELYRKLGRQFECRAFVRSSQKPDARGLLISMLSQVRPQQPPGNWKLHSLISNIRTHLQDKRYLIIIDDLWDICTWDIIKCTLPDGNSCSRILITTEIEDIALQSCSHDSEYIFKMKPLGEDDSRNLFFSTVFGSHSNCPPELSEVSYDIVRKCGGLPLAVVTVASLLATQLQKQEQWDCINKTLGYSLLTNHNLEGMEQLLNLCYNNLPEHLKACMLYLSMYQENNIIWKDDLVNQWIAEGFICPIEGNEKEESSRAYFNELIGRNIIQPVHINDNGEVLSCVVHHMILNLIARKSTEENFVIAIDHSQATTRLADKVRRLSIHFGNVEDATPPTNMRLSQVRTLGFWGVLNSMSFIVGFQLLKVLILHFWGDEDAISFDLTKILELVQLKYLKVTSNVTLKLPTHMQGLQYLETLKIDGKIGAVPSDIIHLPSLLHLNLPAKTNLPNGIAHISSLRTLEYFDLSCNTAENVQSLGELINLRDLQLTYSPIHSDNLKINMQYLGSILRKLGNLRCLSLSPPGSSFASTLHIDSSTRTRISVDGWSSVPSPPALLERLELLPCVCIFSSLPNWIGQLGNLCILKIGIREITSNDVNVLRGLLALTVLSLYVHTKPAERIVFDGASFSILKYLKFRCSVAWMEFEAGAMPNLQKLKLGFDVHRADQHDTIPIGIEHLSGLKEISAKITVNCTADDLCRRFAESALTNAIRMHPGRPSVNIRFVDSIFDDTKDNSNVWTQEEAHGTLQKQQYWVYHRNTKDNSNVWTQEEAHGTLQKQHHVVKEGLKEKSAVLQKDPGEGETKNIESRADSGGEFFGPTFHSVGVYMDRKFGLDNVHVDDGGRSRRRSSIPYFSRVTRTGPPQQEGSESGTAPVFIPAEEAEANELIYMPLPPPVPSSSPEGDTEVGERETSGGKGSGSGRSSYGGFFGPTFLAVGGYMDRRFGLDSDSDVRRQEEAHGTLQKQHHVVKEGSREKSAVLQKDPGEGEAKNIESRADGGGKSYCNIYVDDGGGRSRSSIPYYSRVRRTGPPRQEGSESGTTPVFIRADEVKVIYTSPSGSSSPEGDIEVGERKTSGGKGSGSGSSGGGGGFFGPSFHAVGGYTGRKFGQDRE from the exons ATGTCTTCGGGCACAA GAAAGATATCTATGGAGGGCGCCATGTTCAACCTCCCAGAGAGGCTCGACCGGCTCCTGCATCGTCACGGTAGCATCCTGCCCAAGGGAGCAGAGAATGAGATACCGCTCATCAAGCAAGACATCGAGCAGATAATCTCCATCCTAGACCTCCATCGCCACAATAACAACACAGCGAAACTGGAGGACCATGCCATGGTTGTCAGGTGCTGGATGAAGGAGGTGCGCGAGCTGTCCTACGACATCGAGGACTGCATCGACCAGTACGAGGACTACGCAGAGCAGCAGTATGAGCACGTTGCTGTGTTACCTGTGTACCGAAGTTATACTCGTCGCCGTAAGTTGTTGcgtcggcggcgtggtggGAGCAAGCAGATCCCTTGGGTTCCAGAGAAGCTGAAGCAGCGCCTATGGATGGCCAACAAGATCAGAGAATTCAGCCTACGGGTGCAGGAGGCGCTTCAGCGCCACGGCGACGCCGTCTGCAGCCTCGGTGGCACTGCAAACACTAATGCCTCTACTGCTAGAGACGATGCATCTTCCGTGTGCAGAGAGCGCGCTGGTGGCGTCCGGCATGTCGGTCTCGATGCTGCCATTAACAATGTCCAGGAGTGGGTGACCGATGGAGAGAAGAAGATGCTGAGGGTGGCGTCCATCGTGGGAGCTGGAGGAGTCGGCAAGACCACGCTTGCCGACGAGCTGTACCGTAAACTTGGACGGCAGTTCGAGTGCCGGGCATTCGTGCGTTCGTCCCAGAAGCCTGATGCGAGGGGGCTTCTCATCAGCATGCTCTCGCAGGTTCGCCCGCAGCAGCCACCTGGCAATTGGAAGTTGCATAGCCTAATTTCCAATATCAGGACACATCTGCAAGATAAGAG GTACTTGATCATAATTGATGATTTGTGGGATATATGCACATGGGATATTATTAAGTGCACATTACCAGATGGCAATAGTTGCAGCAGAATACTAATCACGACAGAAATTGAGGATATAGCTCTGCAATCTTGTAGTCATGACTCGGAGTATATTTTCAAGATGAAACCTCTTGGTGAGGATGACtcaagaaatttatttttcagtacaGTTTTCGGTTCTCATTCTAATTGTCCTCCAGAACTCAGTGAAGTTTCATATGATATTGTAAGAAAATGTGGTGGTTTGCCGCTAGCTGTTGTCACTGTTGCAAGTCTTTTAGCAACTCAACTTCAGAAACAAGAGCAATGGGATTGCATAAACAAGACCTTAGGTTACAGTTTGTTGACAAATCATAATCTAGAAGGGATGGAACAACTACTGAACCTTTGTTACAACAATCTTCCTGAGCATTTGAAGGCATGCATGTTATATCTTAGTATGTATCAAGAGAATAACATAATTTGGAAGGATGATCTGGTGAATCAATGGATAGCTGAAGGCTTCATCTGTCCAATTGAAGGGAATGAAAAGGAAGAAAGTTCAAGAGCCTATTTCAATGAGCTTATTGGTAGAAATATTATCCAGCCTGTACATATCAATGACAATGGTGAGGTTTTATCTTGTGTGGTTCACCATATGATCCTCAATCTTATTGCGCGCAAGTCAacagaagaaaattttgttattgCAATAGACCATTCACAGGCTACTACAAGACTTGCTGACAAGGTTAGACGATTATCTATTCACTTTGGTAACGTAGAAGATGCAACTCCACCAACTAATATGAGATTGTCCCAAGTTCGGACACTTGGCTTTTGGGGAGTCTTGAATTCCATGTCTTTTATTGTGGGGTTTCAGCTTCTTAAGGTTCTAATTCTACATTTTTGGGGTGATGAGGATGCCATCAGTTTTGAtctcactaaaattttggaactTGTCCAACTGAAATATTTGAAGGTCACCTCCAATGTCACCTTAAAACTGCCAACCCATATGCAAGGTCTGCAATATTTGGAGACACTGAAAATAGATGGCAAAATAGGTGCAGTTCCATCAGACATCATTCATTTGCCAAGCTTGCTGCATCTTAATCTTCCTGCTAAGACAAACCTGCCCAACGGAATTGCCCACATTTCATCGCTTCGTACACTTGAATATTTTGATCTCAGCTGCAACACAGCAGAGAATGTACAAAGCCTTGGTGAACTGATCAATCTCCGGGATCTTCAGCTCACCTATTCTCCCATACATTCTGACAATCTGAAGATCAATATGCAATACCTTGGATCCATTCTGCGAAAACTCGGTAATCTCAGGTGTTTATCTCTATCACCTCCAGGCTCTTCGTTTGCAAGTACTCTGCATATCGACAGTTCTACTAGAACGAGGATCTCTGTAGATGGCTGGAGCAGTGTGCCCTCTCCACCAGCTTTGCTTGAGAGGCTAGAGTTGTTACCATGTGTTTGCATCTTTTCTAGCCTCCCGAATTGGATTGGCCAGCTTGGAAATCTCTGTATTTTAAAGATTGGGATTAGGGAGATAACAAGTAATGATGTTAATGTTCTCAGGGGATTACTGGCTCTGACTGTTTTATCACTTTATGTCCACACAAAGCCTGCAGAAAGGATTGTCTTTGATGGTGCAAGTTTCTCAATCCTCAAATACCTAAAATTCAGATGCAGCGTAGCGTGGATGGAATTTGAGGCAGGTGCAATGCCTAATCTCCAGAAGCTCAAGTTAGGTTTTGATGTCCATAGAGCAGATCAACATGATACTATTCCCATTGGGATTGAACATTTGTCAGGACTTAAGGAGATCTCTGCAAAAATTACGGTCAATTGTACTGCTGATGATCTTTGTAGAAGATTTGCAGAGTCAGCTTTGACTAACGCCATTAGGATGCATCCAGGACGTCCTAGTGTCAACATACGGTTTGTAGATTCGATCTTTGATGATACTAAGGATAATAGCAATGTCTGGACACAAGAGGAAGCACATGGAACTCTGCAAAAACAACAATATTGGGTTTATCACAGAAATACCAAGGATAATAGCAATGTCTGGACACAAGAGGAAGCACATGGGACTCTACAAAAACAACACCATGTTGTGAAAGAGGgcttaaaagaaaaatccgCAGTTCTACAAAAGGACCCCGGAGAAGgagaaactaaaaatattgagAGCAG AGCTGACAGCGGTGGCGAGTTCTTCGGCCCGACGTTCCACTCCGTCGGCGTCTACATGGACCGCAAGTTCGGGCTAGACAATGTccacgtcgacgacggcggcaggagcaggaggaggagcagcattCCCTACTTCTCCAGAGTCACAAGGACGGGTCCGCCGCAGCAGGAGGGCTCCGAGTCCGGGACGGCGCCGGTGTTCATCCCTgcagaggaggcggaggccaaCGAGCTCATCTACATGCCGTTGCCGCCCCCCGTCCCGTCTTCTTCGCCTGAGGGCGACACCGAGGTCGGCGAGAGAGAGACAAGCGGGGGCAAGGGGTCCGGATCAGGAAGAAGCAGCTACGGCGGGTTCTTCGGCCCGACcttcctcgccgtcggcggctaCATGGACCGCAGGTTCGGGCTAGACAGTGATAGCGATGTCCGGAGACAAGAGGAAGCACATGGGACTCTGCAAAAACAACACCATGTTGTGAAAGAGGGCTCAAGGGAGAAATCTGCAGTTCTACAAAAGGACCCCGGAGAAGGAGAAGCTAAAAATATTGAGAGCAG AGCTGACGGCGGCGGTAAGTCTTACTGCAATATctacgtcgacgacggcggcggcaggagcaggagcagcattCCCTACTACTCCAGAGTCAGAAGGACGGGTCCGCCGCGGCAGGAGGGCTCCGAGTCCGGGACGACGCCGGTGTTCATCCGTGCAGATGAGGTCAAGGTCATCTACACGTCGCCCTCCGGTTCGTCTTCGCCCGAGGGCGACATCGAGGTCGGTGAGAGAAAGACAAGCGGGGGCAAGGGGTCCGGATCAggaagcagcggcggcggcggcggtttcTTCGGCCCGTCGTTCCACGCCGTCGGCGGCTACACCGGCCGCAAGTTCGGGCAAGACAGAGAATGA
- the LOC102699783 gene encoding disease resistance protein RGA4-like, with product MESAAASAFLKAVMGRLFMALEKEYNKHKGLSQEAQSLQQDLRMIAAVMDDQLRALGRTNDARARTAVARLHAEEMLDLAHDIEDCVDRFLHRLTCRRQRGAGAGAGPGASSSSLVRRMAHELSKVQSRSSFADEIQKLKRRIREAQQRVIDIKPIVDVITGGGGGGDGQPTGAAGSSSTLPCRAARSPVGLVEPVEELLSLLDEVDGQPEQTRVISVVGFGGSGKTTLAKAVYDDPRAKDRFPCRAWVTVASSPENSNGTTAILRAVLQQVLPKDDAMGVDEQHDLETSLKEYLKDKRYLIVIDDIGMDQWSIIRSTFEDNGTSSRIIVTTMIQSVANMCSHGNGYVYQMNTLGEEDSKELAFPGFRSPELEQGSASLLGKCDGLPLALVSVSDYLKSSSEPTGELCAKLCRNLGSHLKEQDGHYSFSKLSKVLHDNYDNFSGYTLSCLLYLGIFPNNCPLKKKVLIRRWLAEGYARSDSLRSEEDIADENFSKLIDRNIIRPVDTRNNSEVKTCKTHGIIHEFLLNKSLSQIFIAKSSRDHPRLSVNTNARHLSFHADQLTECVASDEELSRVRSLTIFGDAGEAIFYVQRCKLIRVLDLQECNDLDDDHLKYICKLWHLKYLSFGGNISELPRSIEGLHCLETLDLRRTEIKFLPIEAIMLPHLAHLFGKFMLHKDDVKSVNKMSRLQKFFSSKKSNLHTLAGFITDESKGFLQHIGDMKRLRKVKIWIKHVAGSNNYIADLSQAIQDFTKAPIDRDIDHSLSLDSEECPENFLSSLDLKTCSEGSKYALRSLKLNGKLHQLPPFVTLLSGLTELCISSATLTRNHLSALINLNRLLYIKLVAYKFNNFEIKPGAFPSLRRLCFVVKSVTSALPTIKHGALPNLISLGLLCQGLVGLSGIEITHMKHLKEITINSGVDVQWEQAAKNHPNRPKVLFLTKVSLVEREDNERTCAVREQSKICKAQPTSSDGLNKMRLSEASSSRLRMIVQQSTGGLNCH from the exons ATGGagtccgcggcggcgagcgccttCTTGAAGGCCGTGATGGGGAGGCTGTTCATGGCGCTGGAGAAGGAGTACAACAAGCACAAGGGCCTCTCGCAGGAAGCGCAGTCACTCCAGCAGGACCTCCGCATGATCGCCGCCGTCATGGACGACCAGCTCCGCGCCTTGGGGAGGACGAACGAcgcccgcgcgcgcacggCCGTCGCGCGGCTGCACGCCGAGGAGATGCTTGACCTTGCGCACGACATCGAGGACTGCGTCGACCGCTTCTTGCACCGCCTCACCTgcaggcggcagcgcggcgccggcgccggcgcagggCCCggagcgtcgtcgtcgtccctggTGCGCAGGATGGCGCACGAGCTCAGCAAGGTCCAGAGCCGGTCGAGCTTCGCCGACGAGATCCAGAAGCTCAAGAGGCGCATCAGGGAAGCGCAGCAGCGCGTCATCGACATCAAACCTATCGTGGATGTCatcaccggtggcggcggcggcggcgacggccaacCCACCGGTGCCGCCGGCTCGTCGTCAACgctgccgtgccgtgccgcaCGCAGCCCGGTGGGCCTCGTGGAGCCCGTGGAGGAGCTCCTCTCGCTGCTGGACGAGGTGGACGGCCAGCCGGAGCAGACGAGGGTCATCTCCGTCGTCGGGTTCGGCGGCTCCGGGAAGACCACCCTCGCGAAGGCGGTCTACGACGATCCTCGCGCAAAGGACAGATTCCCCTGCCGTGCTTGGGTCACCGTCGCTAGCTCGCCGGAGAACAGCAATGGGACGACGGCGATCCTGCGTGCTGTACTCCAGCAAGTTCTTCCCAAAGACGACGCCATGGGTGTTGACGAGCAACACGATCTTGAAACCTCGCTCAAAGAATACCTGAAGGACAAGAG GTATTTAATTGTCATCGACGACATTGGGATGGATCAATGGAGCATTATAAGATCGACCTTTGAAGACAATGGTACAAGCAGCAGGATAATAGTGACCACAATGATTCAGTCAGTAGCAAATATGTGCAGTCATGGCAATGGTTATGTGTATCAAATGAATACACTTGGTGAAGAAGATTCCAAGGAACTAGCTTTTCCAGGGTTTAGATCACCTGAGTTGGAGCAAGGTTCAGCGTCATTATTAGGGAAATGTGATGGTCTTCCTCTTGCTCTGGTTAGTGTCTCTGATTATCTAAAGAGCTCAAGTGAGCCCACAGGAGAGCTGTGTGCAAAGCTGTGCCGCAACCTTGGTTCTCATCTGAAAGAGCAGGATGGCCATTACAGCTTTTCAAAACTCAGTAAGGTGCTCCATGACAACTATGACAATTTTTCTGGCTATACTCTCAGCTGCTTGCTGTACCTTGGTATATTCCCAAACAATTGTCCTCTGAAGAAGAAAGTTCTAATCAGAAGGTGGTTAGCCGAAGGATATGCACGAAGTGACTCTCTCCGTAGCGAAGAGGATATTGCAGATGAGAATTTCAGTAAGCTTATTGACAGGAACATTATTCGGCCAGTTGACACAAGAAACAATTCTGAAGTGAAAACCTGTAAAACTCATGGAATTATACACGAGTTTTTGCTGAACAAGTCCTTGTCACAGATATTCATCGCGAAATCATCTCGTGATCATCCAAGACTCAGTGTCAATACTAATGCACGCCACCTTTCTTTCCATGCTGATCAATTGACAGAGTGTGTGGCATCTGATGAAGAGTTATCTCGTGTCCGATCTCTGACAATCTTTGGGGATGCAGGTGAAGCGATTTTTTATGTTCAAAGGTGCAAGCTGATACGAGTCTTGGATCTACAAGAGTGCAATGATTTGGATGACGATCATCTGAAATACATATGCAAACTATGGCATCTGAAATACCTGAGCTTTGGGGGCAATATCAGTGAGCTTCCAAGGAGCATTGAGGGCCTTCACTGTTTAGAGACACTGGATTTAAGGAGAACCGAGATAAAGTTTTTGCCCATTGAAGCAATCATGCTGCCCCATTTAGCTCACCTGTTTGGAAAGTTTATGCTTCATAAAGATGATGTGAAGAGTGTGAACAAGATGAGTAGACTGCAAAAATTTTTCTCCTCCAAAAAGAGCAATCTGCACACTTTAGCAGGATTTATCACTGACGAAAGCAAAGGTTTTCTGCAACATATTGGCGATATGAAAAGGCTGAGGAAGGTTAAGATATGGATCAAACATGTTGCAGGTAGCAACAATTACATCGCTGATCTTTCACAGGCCATTCAGGATTTCACCAAGGCTCCCATTGACAGGGATATTGATCATTCTCTCTCGCTTGATTCCGAAGAATGCCCTGAAAATTTCCTGAGTTCACTTGATTTGAAGACATGCTCTGAAGGTTCCAAATATGCTTTGAGGTCGCTAAAGTTAAATGGAAAACTTCACCAGTTGCCACCATTTGTTACTTTGTTGTCAGGCCTCACTGAGCTTTGCATTTCATCAGCTACGCTGACACGAAATCATCTATCAGCACTGATCAATCTGAACAGACTGCTCTACATCAAACTGGTTGCATATAAGTTCAATAATTTCGAAATAAAACCTGGTGCATTCCCGAGCCTGCGACGCCTGTGCTTTGTGGTGAAAAGTGTCACTTCAGCTCTGCCAACAATCAAGCATGGAGCTCTCCCAAATCTCATCTCACTTGGGCTGCTCTGTCAAGGTCTAGTTGGTCTTTCTGGCATCGAGATCACGCACATGAAACATCTCAAGGAAATCACGATTAACTCTGGAGTGGATGTACAATGGGAACAGGCAGCAAAGAACCATCCAAATAGGCCTAAAGTTTTATTCCTCACAAAGGTTAGTCTAGTGGAAAGAGAGGACAATGAAAGAACTTGTGCGGTAAGGGAACAGAGTAAAATTTGTAAAGCTCAACCAACAAGTTCAGACGGCCTCAATAAGATGAGACTTTCAGAAGCTTCTTCTTCGCGACTTCGTATGATCGTACAACAGTCAACAGGTGGTCTTAACTGCCACTGA